A window of Dickeya zeae NCPPB 2538 contains these coding sequences:
- the ftnA gene encoding non-heme ferritin, which yields MLKKEMIQKLNEQLNLEFYSANLYLQMSAWCGDKGFEGASAFLKSHSREEMDHMQRLFDYLNDTGSMPQLGAIAAPPIEFDSLQDVFKLTYEHEQLITQKINELAHAAMTLQDYSTFNFLQWYVSEQHEEEKLFKSILDKLGMVNAQEGGLFFIDQDLKKMAASVTPSA from the coding sequence ATGTTAAAAAAAGAAATGATTCAAAAGCTGAATGAACAGCTTAATCTTGAATTTTACTCCGCCAATTTATATCTGCAGATGAGCGCCTGGTGTGGCGATAAAGGTTTTGAAGGTGCATCGGCTTTCCTGAAATCACATTCCCGTGAAGAGATGGATCACATGCAACGCCTGTTCGATTATCTGAACGACACCGGCAGCATGCCGCAATTGGGCGCGATTGCCGCACCGCCGATCGAGTTTGATTCGTTGCAGGATGTCTTCAAACTGACCTATGAGCATGAGCAGTTGATTACCCAAAAAATCAATGAACTGGCTCATGCTGCTATGACATTGCAGGACTATTCCACCTTTAATTTCCTGCAGTGGTATGTGTCGGAACAGCACGAAGAAGAAAAACTGTTCAAATCCATTCTCGACAAGCTGGGTATGGTGAATGCACAGGAAGGCGGCTTGTTCTTTATTGATCAGGATTTGAAAAAAATGGCGGCTTCAGTAACCCCATCTGCCTGA
- the copD gene encoding copper homeostasis membrane protein CopD → MLLEAVYAALRIGHFSSLMLLVGTVCYCRLLSPRTYRAQLVLRLYGVMVFSSIVAVLTAVGILAAQTGLMSGDWRNIGDVSTWYAVLGTRFGMLWIWQPALALITCAMVFWHRSGWLTGMLVSGVAQLCGMAWVGHAAMLEGWPGIVHGLSQAIHLLSVTFWVGGLPPLLPVLRDAQRVSARDDAILTMMRFSRFGHLAVALAILTGLVNARLILGWPLPPFGVYSALLAVKVFLVAAMVLLALFNRYWVVPRFQHAGHAAYGYFLRLTMAELLLSVLVVGLVSVLATLSPA, encoded by the coding sequence ATGCTGCTGGAGGCGGTATACGCTGCATTGCGTATCGGACATTTTTCTAGCCTCATGTTGCTGGTGGGGACAGTCTGTTATTGTCGGTTACTGTCCCCCCGTACCTACCGTGCGCAGTTGGTGTTACGGTTGTATGGGGTGATGGTGTTCAGCAGCATCGTAGCGGTGTTGACCGCTGTTGGCATCCTGGCGGCTCAGACCGGATTGATGAGCGGTGACTGGCGTAATATCGGTGATGTGAGTACCTGGTATGCCGTACTGGGTACCCGTTTCGGGATGCTATGGATCTGGCAACCGGCGCTGGCGTTAATCACGTGTGCGATGGTGTTCTGGCACCGCAGTGGATGGCTAACGGGCATGCTGGTGTCTGGCGTAGCCCAGCTCTGTGGTATGGCGTGGGTAGGTCACGCGGCGATGTTGGAGGGATGGCCCGGGATAGTGCATGGCTTGAGTCAGGCGATACACTTGCTGTCGGTGACATTTTGGGTCGGCGGACTGCCTCCTTTATTGCCGGTATTACGGGATGCGCAGCGGGTGTCGGCACGTGACGATGCCATCCTAACGATGATGCGCTTTTCTCGTTTCGGTCATCTGGCGGTTGCGCTGGCAATCCTGACTGGTTTGGTGAATGCCCGATTGATTCTCGGCTGGCCATTGCCGCCGTTCGGGGTGTATAGCGCGTTGCTGGCGGTGAAGGTTTTTCTGGTCGCTGCCATGGTACTGTTAGCGTTGTTCAATCGTTACTGGGTAGTACCGCGCTTTCAGCATGCTGGGCATGCTGCTTACGGTTATTTTCTTCGGTTGACGATGGCAGAACTGTTGTTGTCTGTTCTGGTGGTTGGGCTGGTCAGTGTTCTGGCGACATTGTCTCCGGCATGA
- the copC gene encoding copper homeostasis periplasmic binding protein CopC, producing MLKRTFFPVMNAVLFVGSLFISQAALAHAHLKSQTPAADQVVAAQTAPSSLTLLFSEDIEPAFSGVELTLAGQAVSVGKATVESDHHNVMVVPIEKPLASGSYQVSWHVLSVDGHKTQGNYRFDVK from the coding sequence ATGTTGAAGCGTACGTTTTTTCCGGTGATGAATGCAGTACTGTTCGTGGGAAGCCTGTTTATCTCTCAGGCTGCACTGGCGCATGCCCATCTCAAAAGCCAGACTCCAGCGGCAGACCAGGTGGTTGCAGCACAAACAGCACCGTCTTCTCTGACGCTGCTTTTTTCTGAAGATATCGAACCTGCGTTCAGTGGCGTTGAATTGACGCTAGCGGGGCAGGCGGTGTCGGTAGGCAAGGCGACGGTAGAAAGTGATCACCATAATGTAATGGTGGTGCCGATTGAAAAGCCGTTAGCCAGTGGTAGCTATCAGGTTTCCTGGCATGTGTTGTCTGTCGATGGTCATAAAACGCAGGGAAACTATCGTTTTGACGTCAAATAA
- a CDS encoding DNA polymerase III subunit theta gives MGYNLADLPYEEMEKVNVDLAASGVAFRERYNMPVIMDEIEQQQPAHLRPYFRERVSYYRELSHQFSTLPYDPNSK, from the coding sequence ATGGGATACAATCTGGCCGACCTGCCTTATGAAGAAATGGAAAAGGTCAATGTGGATTTGGCGGCATCTGGCGTGGCGTTTCGCGAACGCTATAATATGCCGGTGATCATGGATGAAATCGAACAGCAACAACCCGCACATCTGCGTCCCTATTTTCGCGAAAGGGTCAGTTACTACCGGGAGCTATCCCACCAGTTCTCCACCTTACCGTACGACCCAAACAGCAAATAA
- a CDS encoding S9 family peptidase, with protein sequence MSAPQAEKRPHKMTMHGDTRIDNYYWLRDDERNNPDVLAWLQQENRYCEQVMAPHEALRRTLYEEMVARIPGEDVSVPYVKRGYRYQSRYEPGKDYAIYQRQPEQETGADTWQVLLDGNQRAAGNEFYSLGALGVSPDNRLMSVAEDLLSRRQYVVTFQDLTTGEWLEDRLENVSAGSEWAADSRTLYYVRKHPQTLLPYQVYRHRLGDDSQQDALVYEETDDTFYLSLDKTTSERYILLYLESTTSTEILLLDAIDPQAKPRVFLPRRADHEYVIDHFRDDFYVRSNKDGKTFGFYRAHDANESTWQPLVTPRPDCVLEGFALFDEWYVVEERERGLTQIRYIHWQTAVSRQIAFNDPAYVSWLSYNPTFESTQLRYGYSSMTTPMTIYELDMATGVQAVLKQSAVKNFDADNYRSERVWITARDGESVPVSLVYHKDCKLAQSPLLVYGYGAYGSSMDPEFSSSRLSLLDRGFVYALAHIRGGGELGQQWHDQGRLFNKMNTFTDFIDVTQALLAQGYGDPKKTFAMGGSAGGLLMGAVINMVPSLFYGVVAQVPFVDVLTTMLDESIPLTTGEYDEWGNPNNAADYQYIKQYSPYDRISAQCYPHLLVTTGLHDSQVQYWEPAKWVAKLRELKTDDHLLLLHTDMGAGHGGKSGRLAQFEDIAQEFTFLLMLLESQTLQG encoded by the coding sequence ATGAGCGCGCCGCAAGCCGAAAAACGCCCGCATAAGATGACAATGCATGGCGATACCCGTATCGATAACTACTATTGGCTGCGGGATGATGAACGCAACAATCCGGATGTGCTGGCCTGGTTACAGCAAGAGAATCGCTATTGCGAACAGGTGATGGCGCCTCATGAAGCACTGCGTCGTACGTTGTACGAGGAAATGGTGGCGCGGATCCCCGGTGAAGATGTTTCGGTGCCTTATGTGAAACGCGGCTACCGCTACCAAAGTCGTTACGAGCCCGGCAAAGATTACGCTATTTATCAGCGCCAGCCGGAGCAGGAAACGGGGGCCGATACCTGGCAGGTATTGCTGGATGGCAATCAACGGGCGGCTGGCAATGAGTTCTACAGCCTTGGTGCGTTGGGGGTAAGCCCTGATAATCGACTGATGAGCGTGGCAGAAGACTTGCTCTCCCGTCGGCAGTATGTGGTGACGTTTCAGGACCTGACCACCGGTGAGTGGCTGGAGGACCGGCTGGAGAATGTGTCTGCCGGTAGTGAATGGGCGGCAGACTCTCGCACGCTCTATTATGTGCGTAAACACCCGCAGACGTTGCTGCCTTATCAGGTGTATCGCCATCGTCTGGGGGATGATTCGCAGCAGGATGCGCTGGTGTATGAAGAAACAGATGATACGTTTTATCTCAGCCTCGATAAAACCACGTCCGAGCGCTATATCCTGCTCTATCTGGAAAGTACTACCAGTACAGAAATTCTGTTGTTGGATGCGATTGACCCACAGGCAAAACCGCGGGTGTTTTTACCGAGGCGGGCGGATCACGAGTATGTGATTGACCATTTTCGTGATGATTTTTATGTTCGTTCCAACAAAGACGGCAAAACCTTCGGCTTTTATCGTGCTCACGATGCCAACGAATCAACCTGGCAGCCATTGGTCACCCCACGCCCGGACTGTGTGCTGGAAGGGTTCGCACTGTTTGATGAGTGGTACGTGGTTGAAGAGCGTGAGCGCGGGTTGACCCAGATTCGCTATATTCACTGGCAGACGGCAGTCTCTCGCCAGATTGCGTTTAATGACCCAGCCTACGTGAGCTGGCTGAGCTATAACCCAACGTTCGAGAGCACACAACTGCGCTACGGTTACTCTTCAATGACCACGCCGATGACCATCTATGAACTGGATATGGCAACCGGTGTGCAGGCGGTACTCAAACAATCCGCGGTAAAAAATTTTGATGCCGACAATTACCGCAGCGAACGAGTCTGGATAACCGCCCGTGATGGTGAATCGGTACCGGTATCGCTGGTGTATCACAAAGACTGCAAACTGGCGCAGAGCCCATTGCTGGTTTATGGCTATGGCGCTTATGGCAGCAGTATGGATCCAGAGTTCAGTAGCAGTCGTTTAAGCTTACTGGATCGTGGTTTCGTGTATGCGCTGGCGCATATTCGTGGCGGTGGGGAATTGGGACAGCAATGGCACGATCAGGGGCGGTTGTTCAACAAGATGAACACCTTTACCGACTTCATCGATGTTACGCAAGCGTTGCTGGCGCAAGGCTATGGTGACCCGAAAAAAACCTTCGCCATGGGGGGCAGCGCTGGTGGGTTACTGATGGGGGCGGTTATAAACATGGTGCCTTCGCTGTTTTATGGGGTGGTGGCGCAGGTGCCGTTTGTCGATGTACTCACGACCATGTTGGATGAGTCCATCCCGCTCACCACCGGCGAATATGATGAGTGGGGTAATCCGAATAACGCGGCTGATTACCAGTACATCAAGCAATATAGCCCTTATGACCGCATCTCGGCGCAGTGCTATCCCCATTTGCTGGTGACGACCGGCCTGCACGACTCACAAGTTCAGTATTGGGAACCGGCCAAATGGGTCGCGAAACTGCGTGAACTGAAAACCGACGATCATCTGTTGTTGTTACACACCGATATGGGGGCGGGTCATGGCGGTAAATCTGGCCGTTTGGCCCAGTTTGAAGACATTGCCCAGGAATTCACCTTCCTGTTAATGCTGCTTGAAAGCCAGACTTTGCAGGGTTAG
- the purT gene encoding formate-dependent phosphoribosylglycinamide formyltransferase, which translates to MLTMGTALRPGATRVMLLGSGELGKEVAIECQRLGIEVIAVDRYADAPAMQVAHRSHVINMLDGDALKQLVLQERPDYIVPEIEAIATDMLVALEQQGQRVVPCAEATRLTMNREGIRRLAAETLGLPTSSYRFAADEAAFRQAAQELGFPCIVKPVMSSSGKGQSLIRSPEQLDHAWRYAQEGGRAGGGKVIVEGLVKFDFEITLLTIHAADGLHFCDPIGHRQEDGDYRESWQPQHMSDLALARAKEIAGNVVKALGGFGLFGVELFICGDDVIFSEVSPRPHDTGMVTLISQDLSEFALHVRAFLGLPIGTIRQYGPSASAVILPELTSNDVRYQGLEQALKPHTQIRLFGKPDISGRRRMGVALATADNTEAAVELAKSCASAVSVNG; encoded by the coding sequence ATGTTAACAATGGGAACAGCCCTGCGTCCCGGCGCCACTCGCGTTATGCTGCTAGGTTCCGGTGAGCTGGGAAAAGAAGTAGCGATTGAGTGTCAGCGTTTGGGAATCGAGGTGATTGCGGTTGATCGCTATGCTGATGCCCCGGCGATGCAAGTCGCTCACCGCAGCCATGTCATCAATATGCTGGACGGTGACGCATTAAAACAGCTGGTGTTACAGGAACGCCCGGACTATATCGTGCCGGAGATCGAAGCTATCGCTACCGATATGCTGGTCGCTCTGGAACAGCAAGGGCAGCGAGTCGTGCCTTGCGCTGAGGCCACCCGCCTGACCATGAATCGCGAAGGTATCCGTCGATTGGCAGCAGAAACGCTGGGGTTACCCACATCCAGTTATCGCTTTGCCGCCGACGAAGCGGCATTTCGTCAGGCTGCGCAGGAATTAGGTTTTCCCTGCATCGTCAAACCCGTTATGAGTTCGTCAGGGAAAGGCCAGAGTCTTATCCGTTCACCGGAGCAATTGGATCACGCCTGGCGCTACGCACAGGAAGGCGGCCGGGCCGGTGGCGGAAAAGTGATTGTCGAAGGTCTGGTGAAGTTCGATTTCGAAATCACATTATTGACCATCCACGCCGCCGACGGCCTGCACTTCTGTGACCCTATCGGCCACCGTCAGGAAGATGGCGATTACCGTGAATCCTGGCAGCCACAACACATGAGCGACCTGGCGTTGGCGCGGGCTAAAGAGATTGCTGGCAACGTAGTAAAAGCGCTGGGTGGGTTCGGTTTGTTTGGCGTGGAGCTGTTTATTTGTGGCGATGACGTCATTTTCAGTGAAGTGTCGCCACGCCCGCATGATACCGGTATGGTGACGCTCATTTCACAAGATCTGTCCGAGTTCGCTTTGCATGTCCGCGCGTTTCTCGGCTTACCGATCGGCACAATTCGCCAGTACGGACCATCCGCCTCAGCGGTTATCCTGCCAGAGCTAACCAGCAACGATGTGCGCTATCAAGGTCTGGAACAGGCTCTAAAGCCGCATACCCAGATTCGCCTCTTCGGCAAGCCAGACATAAGCGGACGGCGTCGTATGGGGGTCGCGCTGGCGACGGCCGACAATACTGAGGCAGCGGTAGAGCTAGCGAAATCCTGCGCGTCTGCCGTCAGCGTAAACGGCTGA
- a CDS encoding bifunctional 4-hydroxy-2-oxoglutarate aldolase/2-dehydro-3-deoxy-phosphogluconate aldolase: MKNWKTSAEQILTAGPVVPVIVINKLEHAVPMAKALVAGGVRVLELTLRTDCAVEAIRLIAQEVPDAIVGAGTVTNPQQLAEVTAAGAQFAISPGLTEPLLKAATEGTIPLIPGISTVSELMLGMDYGLREFKFFPAEANGGVKALQAIAGPFGKIRFCPTGGISLKNYRDYLALKSVLCVGGSWLVPADALESGDYDRITALAREAVAGATA, from the coding sequence ATGAAAAACTGGAAAACCAGTGCGGAACAAATTCTGACAGCCGGTCCGGTTGTTCCTGTTATTGTGATTAACAAACTGGAACACGCGGTACCGATGGCGAAAGCCCTGGTAGCGGGTGGCGTTCGTGTCCTGGAGTTAACGTTGCGTACCGATTGTGCGGTAGAGGCTATTCGCCTGATCGCACAGGAAGTGCCGGACGCTATCGTTGGCGCAGGTACCGTTACCAACCCACAGCAGCTGGCGGAAGTGACCGCAGCGGGTGCGCAGTTTGCCATCAGCCCCGGCCTGACCGAACCGTTATTGAAAGCAGCAACAGAAGGCACTATTCCGTTGATCCCTGGGATCAGCACCGTGTCCGAGCTGATGTTGGGGATGGACTACGGATTACGTGAGTTTAAATTCTTCCCGGCTGAAGCAAATGGCGGTGTGAAGGCATTGCAGGCGATTGCCGGTCCGTTTGGCAAAATTCGCTTCTGCCCAACCGGCGGTATCTCACTGAAGAATTATCGTGACTATCTTGCGCTGAAAAGTGTGCTGTGTGTTGGCGGTTCCTGGCTGGTGCCCGCTGATGCGTTGGAAAGTGGTGACTACGACCGTATCACCGCGCTGGCGCGTGAAGCGGTTGCTGGCGCAACAGCCTGA
- the zwf gene encoding glucose-6-phosphate dehydrogenase, with product MAVTSTAQACDLVIFGAKGDLARRKLLPSLYQLEKAGHIHPETRIIGVGRAAWDRDTYVGVVREALETFLKEPLDAALWATLSSRLDFCNLDVEDTEGFNRLGTMLDQQNRTTINYFAMPPSTFGAICRGLGTAGLNKEPARVVMEKPLGTDLASSRVINNQVAEFFNECQVYRIDHYLGKETVLNLLALRFANSLFANNWDNRTIDHVQITVAEEVGIEGRWGYFDQAGQMRDMIQNHLLQILTMIAMSPPADLSTDRIRDEKVKVLRSLRRIDRSNVHDVTVRGQYTGGFVQGKKVPGYLEEEGANKASNTETFVAIRVDIDDWRWSGVPFYLRTGKRLPSKCSEVVVYFKNPALNLFHDSYQQLPQNKLIIRLQPDEGVEIQILNKIPGLDHKHRLQTTKLDLSFSETFNQQHLADAYERLLLESMRGIQALFVRRDEVEEAWKWVDSIMDAWAMDNDSPKPYQAGTWGPVASVAMITRDGRSWNEVE from the coding sequence ATGGCGGTAACGTCAACAGCCCAGGCGTGTGACCTGGTTATTTTCGGTGCGAAGGGCGATCTTGCGCGCCGTAAATTGCTGCCTTCACTGTATCAACTGGAAAAAGCAGGCCATATTCATCCAGAAACCCGCATCATTGGTGTCGGGCGTGCAGCGTGGGACCGCGACACGTATGTCGGCGTGGTGCGCGAAGCGTTGGAAACCTTTCTCAAAGAGCCGCTTGATGCGGCGCTATGGGCAACATTGAGCAGCCGCCTCGATTTCTGCAACCTTGATGTGGAAGATACCGAGGGGTTCAATCGTCTGGGAACGATGCTCGATCAGCAAAATCGTACCACCATCAACTATTTCGCTATGCCGCCCAGCACATTCGGCGCCATCTGCCGTGGTCTGGGGACAGCGGGCCTTAACAAAGAGCCCGCCCGCGTGGTGATGGAAAAGCCGTTGGGTACTGATCTGGCATCATCCCGGGTTATCAACAACCAGGTGGCGGAGTTCTTTAACGAGTGTCAGGTCTACCGTATCGACCACTACCTTGGCAAAGAAACCGTGCTGAATTTGCTGGCGCTGCGTTTTGCCAACTCCCTGTTTGCCAACAACTGGGATAACCGCACTATCGATCACGTCCAGATTACCGTGGCGGAAGAAGTGGGGATTGAAGGGCGCTGGGGGTATTTCGATCAGGCCGGACAGATGCGTGACATGATCCAAAACCATCTGTTGCAAATTCTGACCATGATTGCCATGTCGCCGCCTGCGGACCTGAGCACCGATCGTATTCGCGATGAAAAGGTGAAGGTGCTGCGCTCGTTGCGCCGTATCGATCGCTCTAATGTGCATGACGTAACCGTACGTGGTCAGTACACCGGCGGCTTTGTGCAGGGCAAAAAAGTCCCTGGCTACCTGGAAGAAGAAGGGGCCAACAAGGCTAGCAATACCGAAACATTTGTGGCGATTCGTGTTGATATCGACGACTGGCGTTGGTCCGGCGTACCGTTCTACTTGCGCACCGGCAAGCGTTTGCCGTCGAAATGCTCGGAAGTGGTCGTTTACTTTAAAAACCCGGCCCTCAATTTGTTCCATGACTCCTATCAGCAGTTACCACAGAACAAGTTGATCATCCGCCTGCAGCCGGACGAAGGGGTCGAAATCCAGATCCTTAACAAGATCCCTGGGCTGGACCACAAGCATCGGTTGCAGACCACCAAACTCGACCTGAGTTTCTCCGAAACCTTTAATCAGCAACATTTGGCGGATGCCTATGAGCGGTTGTTGCTGGAAAGCATGCGCGGCATTCAGGCGCTGTTTGTGCGTCGTGACGAGGTGGAAGAAGCCTGGAAATGGGTGGACTCCATTATGGATGCCTGGGCAATGGACAACGATTCTCCCAAGCCTTATCAGGCCGGGACCTGGGGACCGGTGGCGTCTGTTGCCATGATTACCCGTGATGGGCGTTCCTGGAACGAAGTGGAATAA
- a CDS encoding MurR/RpiR family transcriptional regulator produces MNMLEKIQSHLELLSKSERKVAEVILASPQTAIHSSIATLAGMAEVSEPTVNRFCRRLDTKGFPDFKLHLAQSLANGTPYVNRNVEEDDSVESYTSKIFESTMAALEQVKSSLDIQAINRAVDLLTQARKISFFGFGASAAVAHDAMNKFFRFNIPVVYFDDLVMQRMSCMNSGEGDVVVLISHTGRTKSLVEMARLARENDATVIAITSEGSPLSREASLVLQVDVPEDTDVYMPMVSRIAQLTLIDVLATGFTLRRGAKFRDNLKRVKEALRESRFDKEERFSNPFN; encoded by the coding sequence ATGAATATGCTGGAAAAAATCCAGAGTCATCTGGAGCTGTTGAGCAAGTCAGAACGAAAGGTGGCGGAGGTTATTCTTGCCTCACCACAAACAGCCATCCACTCCAGTATCGCCACTCTGGCTGGCATGGCTGAGGTCAGCGAGCCTACCGTTAACCGCTTCTGTCGTCGTCTGGACACCAAAGGCTTTCCCGATTTTAAACTGCATCTGGCGCAAAGTCTGGCCAATGGTACGCCTTACGTGAACCGCAACGTAGAGGAAGACGACTCGGTAGAGTCTTACACCAGTAAGATTTTCGAATCCACCATGGCCGCGCTGGAACAGGTGAAATCATCTCTGGATATCCAGGCTATCAACCGCGCGGTAGACCTGCTTACCCAGGCGCGCAAAATTTCCTTCTTCGGGTTTGGCGCCTCGGCTGCGGTAGCCCACGATGCAATGAACAAGTTCTTTCGCTTCAATATCCCCGTGGTTTACTTTGACGACCTGGTTATGCAGCGCATGAGCTGTATGAACTCCGGCGAAGGCGACGTGGTGGTGCTGATTTCACACACCGGACGCACGAAAAGCCTGGTGGAGATGGCGCGGCTGGCGCGAGAAAACGACGCGACCGTGATCGCCATTACCTCGGAAGGCTCGCCGCTTTCTCGCGAAGCCTCGCTAGTCCTGCAGGTTGATGTACCGGAAGATACCGATGTTTATATGCCGATGGTGTCGCGTATCGCACAGTTAACACTGATCGACGTGCTGGCAACCGGCTTTACTCTGCGGCGCGGTGCAAAATTCCGCGATAACTTGAAGCGGGTCAAGGAAGCATTACGCGAATCGAGATTTGATAAGGAAGAACGATTCAGCAACCCGTTCAACTAA
- the pyk gene encoding pyruvate kinase, whose translation MSRRLRRTKIVTTLGPATDRDNNLEKIIAAGANVVRLNFSHGTPEDHLLRADKVREIAAKLGRHVAILGDLQGPKIRVSTFKEGKIFLNVGDKFLLDANLEKGEGDKERVGIDYKGLPNDVVPGDILLLDDGRVQLKVLAVDGMKVFTEVTVGGPLSNNKGINKLGGGLSAEALTEKDKADIVTAAKIGVDFLAVSFPRTGEDLHYARRLAREAGSNAKIVSKVERAEAVSTDEAMDDIILASDVVMVARGDLGVEIGDPELVGIQKKLIRRARQLNRSVITATQMMESMITNPMPTRAEVMDVANAVLDGTDAVMLSAETAAGQYPAETVAAMAKVCLGAEKIPSINVSKHRLDVQFDNVEESIAMSAMYAANHLNGVTAIIAMTESGRTALMMSRISSGLPIFAMSRHEHTLNLTALYRGVTPVQFTSYTDGVAAANDAVLLLRDKGFLVSGDLVIVTQGDVMGTVGTTNTVRVLRVE comes from the coding sequence ATGTCCAGACGGCTCAGAAGAACCAAAATCGTTACCACGCTGGGGCCGGCTACGGACCGCGACAATAATCTGGAAAAGATCATTGCCGCAGGCGCAAACGTAGTCCGCCTGAACTTTTCTCACGGTACGCCGGAAGACCATCTGCTGCGGGCAGACAAAGTTCGCGAAATCGCAGCTAAACTTGGCCGCCATGTTGCCATTCTGGGTGATCTTCAGGGGCCCAAGATTCGTGTATCGACCTTCAAAGAAGGGAAAATTTTCCTGAATGTCGGCGACAAGTTCCTGCTGGATGCCAACCTGGAAAAAGGCGAAGGCGACAAAGAGAGAGTGGGTATCGACTATAAAGGATTACCCAACGATGTGGTTCCAGGTGATATTCTGCTGCTGGATGATGGCCGTGTGCAGTTAAAAGTACTGGCAGTCGATGGCATGAAAGTGTTCACCGAAGTCACTGTCGGCGGCCCGCTGTCTAACAACAAAGGCATCAACAAACTCGGTGGCGGCCTGTCGGCGGAAGCGCTGACGGAAAAAGATAAAGCAGACATCGTTACTGCAGCCAAAATCGGCGTAGATTTCCTGGCAGTCTCCTTTCCTCGTACTGGCGAAGACCTGCACTATGCCCGTCGTCTGGCTCGCGAAGCTGGTAGCAACGCCAAAATCGTTTCCAAAGTAGAACGTGCGGAAGCCGTATCAACGGATGAAGCGATGGATGACATTATCCTTGCTTCTGATGTGGTCATGGTTGCTCGTGGTGATCTGGGCGTGGAAATCGGCGACCCGGAACTGGTCGGTATCCAGAAAAAACTGATTCGCCGTGCTCGTCAGTTGAACCGTTCCGTTATTACGGCGACGCAGATGATGGAGTCGATGATCACCAATCCGATGCCAACCCGCGCGGAAGTGATGGACGTCGCCAACGCCGTACTCGACGGCACCGATGCCGTGATGCTCTCTGCAGAAACTGCGGCGGGTCAGTACCCGGCAGAGACAGTTGCCGCGATGGCTAAAGTGTGTCTGGGCGCAGAAAAGATCCCCAGCATCAATGTCTCCAAGCATCGCCTTGACGTGCAGTTCGATAACGTGGAAGAGTCAATCGCCATGTCCGCTATGTATGCGGCCAACCACCTTAACGGTGTGACCGCGATTATCGCCATGACCGAATCCGGCCGCACCGCACTGATGATGTCTCGTATCAGTTCAGGCCTGCCGATTTTTGCCATGTCGCGTCATGAGCATACCCTTAACCTGACTGCCTTGTACCGCGGTGTCACTCCGGTGCAGTTCACCAGCTATACCGATGGCGTCGCTGCGGCGAATGATGCGGTACTGCTGCTGCGTGACAAAGGCTTCCTGGTCTCCGGCGATCTGGTTATCGTGACCCAAGGGGACGTGATGGGAACGGTCGGAACCACCAATACTGTGCGCGTACTGCGGGTTGAATAA